A window of the Diabrotica undecimpunctata isolate CICGRU chromosome 1, icDiaUnde3, whole genome shotgun sequence genome harbors these coding sequences:
- the mms4 gene encoding uncharacterized protein mms4 — protein MNEKEIDTCSLSSNDSDTTIIDNSITKCKVKNIYDLSEFEECEPPKSLSPRTSPFQDESHPQISAYACTSRNFQDTIVLSSDDEPESNRNKAEVIFKHKNSTEIALEKDNTIFEMQNFDIATGDKQETHADSPKKKRAPRKKNTENGPTNEISSPKQKKKKQSEKENNLKKVQKTIQKHSRDPEKSIEELTLNIDQSILNNIDYGESIKTYLENKGISYVEKHSSQDLISWTRKIEKIEDEEIIEFESEEGHYMKIISPAQFGNLIPILTSLKSSTNFDHLTILVYGISKPTDEQELEILEAEMFFPTFWNFVRTKEDVASFIYMATKAVSYYPYKAEREEKDKQQNEYFNDVNKDVVKIDKNGNGLNRLWRQMLTKFPLARLETAEAITTVYPTMSSLFQAYGTSTVPGEALVQDLPIRRAQGPLASVRKLGPEFSKKCHNYFMSESNRLL, from the exons ATGAATGAAAAAGAAATTGATACCTGCTCACTAAGCAGCAATGACAGTGATACTACTATTATAGATAACAGTATTACAAAATGTAAAGTAAAGAACATATATGATTTATCTGAATTCGAGGAATGCGAACCACCTAAAAGTTTATCGCCGCGTACCTCACCTTTCCAAGATGAATCTCATCCTCAAATTTCAGCATATGCATGTACAAGCCGAAATTTTCAAGATACAATTGTATTATCCAGTGATGATGAGCCTGAATCTAACAGGAATAAGGCTGAAGTAatctttaaacataaaaatagtacTGAGATAGCATTAGAAAAAGATAATACaatttttgaaatgcaaaatTTTGATATAGCAACAGGTGATAAACAAGAAACACACGCTGATAG CCCAAAGAAAAAGAGAGCACCAAGGAAGAAAAACACTGAAAATGGTCCTACCAATGAGATATCATCACcaaagcaaaagaaaaagaaacaatcaGAAAAAGAGAATAATCTAAAAAAGGTTCAAAAAACCATTCAAAAGCATAGTAGAGACCCAGAAAAATCCATAGAG GAACTAACACTGAACATAGATCAATCAATACTTAATAACATAGATTATGGAGAAAGTAtcaaaacttatttagaaaacaAAGGTATTTCATATGTAGAGAAACATTCTTCACAAGATTTGATATCTTGGacaagaaaaattgaaaaaatagaaGATGAG GAAATAATTGAATTTGAGAGCGAAGAGGGACactatatgaaaattataagtcCTGCACAATTTGGTAACTTAATTCCAATTTTAACAAGTCTTAAGTCCTCTACAAACTTTGATCATCTCACCATTCTTGTTTATGGCATTTCCAAGCCTACAGATGAGCAGGAATTGGAGATTTTGGAAGCAGAGATGTTTTTCCCAACATTTTGGAATTTTGTAAGAACCAAGGAAGATGTAGCTTCATTTATTTACATGGCTACTAAAGCAGTTTCTTATTATCCTtataa GGCAGAAAGGGAGGAGAAAGACAAACAACAAAATGAATACTTCAATGATGTTAACAAAGATGTagtaaaaatagataaaaacggCAATGGATTGAATAGATTGTGGCGCCAAATGTTGACGAAATTTCCATTAGCTAGATTGGAGACAGCTGAGGCAATCACTACAGTCTATCCCACAATGTCATCCTTATTTCAG GCTTATGGAACTAGCACTGTGCCCGGTGAAGCTTTGGTGCAAGATTTGCCTATAAGGAGAGCCCAAGGTCCACTAGCTTCAGTCAGGAAATTGGGTCCAGAGTTCAGCAAAAAGTGCCATAATTATTTTATGTCTGAGAGCAATAGATTGTTATGA